One Verrucomicrobiia bacterium DNA window includes the following coding sequences:
- the xseA gene encoding exodeoxyribonuclease VII large subunit: MIPAPLPGQPLSVAQAITLFNTVLGDLTLVVEGEVASYGVSQGKFVFFDIKDEEHDARLGCFMMLFKQNVPLEDGMRVSLTCRPNIHLKSGKFSLTVERIEPKGEGSIKRAYELLKQKLEAEGLFAESRKRPLPRFPRKIGIISSAGAAGYGDFMRIAGERLCCVDFVFANVAVQGIEAEDDIAFAFDHLNSHYDLDTIVLVRGGGSIEDLHAFNSERVARAIVRSKAPVIVGVGHEKDITIADYCADVRAATPSNAAQLLIPTTEDVVELVVRLTQSGRRLVERAITYANERVVGVVERMHQQLLFRIQSRTQYIEQLTRTITALSPQTTLERGYSITCIEGGGTVRKAADVQKGDTLITRFLKDSITSQVQ; this comes from the coding sequence ATGATCCCCGCACCCCTTCCAGGCCAGCCGCTGTCTGTTGCGCAGGCTATCACCCTTTTCAATACCGTCCTAGGAGACCTCACCCTGGTTGTGGAGGGGGAGGTTGCAAGCTACGGCGTGAGTCAGGGAAAGTTTGTCTTTTTCGATATAAAGGACGAAGAACACGATGCCCGCCTTGGGTGTTTCATGATGCTCTTCAAGCAAAACGTTCCCTTGGAAGACGGGATGCGCGTCTCGCTTACCTGCCGGCCAAATATCCACCTGAAAAGCGGGAAGTTCAGCCTCACCGTTGAGCGGATTGAGCCTAAGGGCGAGGGGAGTATCAAACGGGCCTATGAGTTGCTTAAGCAGAAATTAGAAGCCGAAGGGCTGTTTGCCGAATCGCGTAAGAGGCCACTGCCGCGCTTCCCCCGCAAGATTGGCATTATCTCTTCTGCTGGTGCGGCGGGCTACGGTGACTTTATGCGCATAGCGGGAGAGCGCCTTTGTTGTGTCGACTTTGTTTTTGCCAACGTGGCTGTGCAGGGGATAGAGGCTGAGGATGATATTGCGTTTGCCTTTGACCATCTCAATAGCCATTACGACCTGGATACCATTGTGTTGGTTCGCGGAGGCGGGAGTATTGAAGACCTGCATGCGTTCAACAGCGAGCGCGTAGCACGGGCCATTGTCCGCTCAAAGGCGCCAGTGATTGTAGGGGTGGGACACGAAAAGGACATTACTATTGCCGATTATTGTGCGGATGTCCGTGCTGCTACACCTTCTAATGCAGCCCAGCTGCTCATTCCAACTACCGAGGATGTAGTGGAGCTGGTTGTCCGCCTCACACAAAGCGGTCGGCGCTTGGTGGAGCGTGCTATAACGTATGCCAATGAGCGCGTGGTGGGAGTGGTGGAAAGGATGCATCAGCAGCTTCTTTTCCGCATTCAGTCCCGTACCCAGTACATTGAACAGCTGACTCGCACCATTACTGCACTCTCGCCTCAAACCACTTTGGAGCGTGGGTACAGCATTACCTGTATTGAGGGTGGTGGGACAGTGCGCAAGGCTGCAGATGTCCAGAAGGGTGACACCCTAATAACCCGCTTCCTTAAGGATTCCATAACATCACAAGTACAATGA
- the xseB gene encoding exodeoxyribonuclease VII small subunit — protein MSKETVFPLQEKVTRLEEIEKSFQQNDLDLDKSFALHKEALAIAKEVQDYLKDAEQTLEQIDIASLRKSN, from the coding sequence ATGAGCAAAGAAACAGTATTTCCCCTGCAAGAGAAAGTGACCCGCCTGGAAGAGATTGAAAAATCATTCCAGCAAAATGATTTGGATCTGGACAAGTCATTCGCTCTCCATAAGGAAGCACTCGCCATCGCTAAGGAAGTTCAGGACTATCTTAAGGATGCAGAGCAGACCTTGGAGCAGATTGATATTGCTTCCCTGCGGAAATCCAACTAG